The window AATGCCTGTACAAGAAATTGAATGGGGGAGTTATTGTTTGTATTCGGCGTCAATGGCAATCGAAATGCCCCCTCGAACAGCAAAAACTGCTGTAATCCTGCAGTAGCGTGGCCCCAAAGCAGCGACCACATCATCGAGAATCATGTTCGCCGCGTGTTCGTGGAAGAAGCCTTGATCACGGAAGGACCAGAGATAAAGCTTCAGTGATTTGGACTCGAGGATCTTTTTGTCCGGGATGTAGGAAATCTTAATTTTGGCGAAATCCGGCTGTCCAGTTAGGGGACACAGGGTTGTAAATTCTTCGGATTCCATGGTGACCATGTAATCCCGCGTCGGATGATGATTGGGAAAAGTCTCCAGCTTGCGGACAGCTGTGGCTTTGCTTCCTAGCAACGTCAGGCCTTCCAAATCCGAGGTTTGCGTTTTTTTCTCCATCGATACGTTCCTTTTTTCATGCTTGGCAGGCGTGTATTCATGAACTTCCTAACAGATTTGTCACGTTGGAGTGTTCATCGCTTGGTTGGTCAAGTTCACCGAACCTTCTATAAAGTATAACAGAAAATCATCATCCGTTAAAACAGTTTTTGCGGGAATGCAGCAATACGCCGCTCGGTAAAATGGCTCTAGGCGAGTCAGGACAGCCGGTCATGATTCTTTCTCGGACAAATACTTGTTGTCAGCAGCAATGATAGTGTATATACGCCCTGAAGTGATTTATTCCCGGTAAGGAGAAAACCATGAACGATTCAGTGAACTTTCAGAATAAATGTGTCAATACTATTCGCTTTCTAGCAACAGACGCCATCGAGAAAGCGAAATCCGGCCATCCGGGCATGCCCATGGGTGCAGCGCCCATGGCTTATGCCCTTTGGATGCGACATCTGAAACACAATCCCAAAAACCCCAAATGGCCGAATCGAGACCGTTTTATCCTGTCGGCGGGCCATGCCTCCATGCTCCTTTACACCTTGTTGCATCTGACAGGTTATGACCTCAGCCTGGAGGATATCAAGGCCTTTCGCCAGTGGGGGAGCAGAACGCCCGGACACCCGGAATTTCCCCACACACCTGGTGCGGAAGTCACAACAGGACCACTAGGGCAGGGAATCAGCAATGCCGTGGGTATGGCAATCGCCGAGGCTCATTTGTCAGCTCGGTTCAATCGGCCGGGACATGTCATCGTCGATCACTACACATACGTTCTTGCCTCCGACGGTGACCTGATGGAAGGCGTCGCCTTTGAGGCCTGCGCTATAGCTGGACATCTGGGGTTGGGAAAACTCATTGTCCTCTATGACAATAATCATGTTTCTCTGGCTGGTTCAATCTCCCTCACGTTTTCAGAAGATGTCCAGACGCGCTTTACCGCCTGTGGCTGGCAGGTCCTTCATGTCGAGCAAGGAAACGACATCGACGCCATAGACAAAGCAATCGAAGAGGCACGGAACGATACCTTGCGCCCTTCTCTCGTTTCCATCCGTACAACCATCGGATATGGGGCGCCTTCCAAAGAAGGGACCGCAGATGCCCACGGCTCACCCCTGGGAAAGGAGGAATTGATGTCAGCGAAAACCCGACTCGGCTGGCCTCTGGAACCTGATTTTCATATTCCTGGTGATGTCCTGGAGCATTACCGTGCATCCGTGTTCAAGGGTGAAACGGCAGAAGGCAAATGGAAGGAAATATTTGCTG of the Deltaproteobacteria bacterium genome contains:
- the queF gene encoding NADPH-dependent 7-cyano-7-deazaguanine reductase QueF, coding for MEKKTQTSDLEGLTLLGSKATAVRKLETFPNHHPTRDYMVTMESEEFTTLCPLTGQPDFAKIKISYIPDKKILESKSLKLYLWSFRDQGFFHEHAANMILDDVVAALGPRYCRITAVFAVRGGISIAIDAEYKQ